In the Nicotiana tabacum cultivar K326 chromosome 16, ASM71507v2, whole genome shotgun sequence genome, one interval contains:
- the LOC107786938 gene encoding uncharacterized protein LOC107786938, with protein MVGTQPSKNNQEYRKTLFCNYCKKEGHTIDKYFKLHGYPRTFKNSNRQNKFQYSIQGNAVFSDEGPGQFQTNISETEATIGINQGQLTQLMELQVKIGQKAPIFEASVVANCAGPFLEEASGSW; from the exons ATGGTAGGAACACAGCCTTCCAAGAACAATCAGGAATATAGGAAGACTCTATTTTGTAACTACTGCAAGAAGGAAGGACATACCATtgataaatatttcaagttgcaTGGTTATCCACGGACATTCAAAAACTCTAATAGACAGAACAAGTTTCAATATTCAATTCAAGGGAATGCAGTATTTTCAGATGAAGGACCTGGGCAGTTTCAAACCAACATCTCCGAGACTGAAGCTACTATTGGTATAAATCAGGGACAACTTACACAACTGATGGAGCTACAAGTTAAAATTGGCCAAAAAGCTCCTATTTTTGAGGCTAGTGTTGTTGCCAATTGTGCTG GGCCTTTCCTTGAGGAAGCCTCTGGTTCTTGGTGA
- the LOC107786939 gene encoding uncharacterized protein LOC107786939, which translates to MQIQRSLLISLFQFNSSSMAIAKSSDWSFPPCINCKNRILKPKICYSCKTLPFLSNIYFNSRTLVAKSSSCSSPVLEEKSQKIPSKNSKIIELDLELQDYTTTTTNGTTTSTCLTDSKDLNGLICSLLKDPQTQGIGYDYYEKAKENTDFRPEKSTLKLLIRYLVYSNKWGSIISLCEDLRSSQILPDSSTCCKLITSCIKARKFKIVNNLLEVFILYDQELSVLAFDSAMKGYNKLHMYSSSVVLYERMRSAGLVLDPGCYCSIMEAHLKMGHCDKVVALFQEFESKKVVSTPYYAQIYKNLCESLGKSGRAFEALEYFRDMNKKGIQEDHSFYSILICGFASICEVKMAEELLEEAEGKRMLRDPALFLKLVLMYIEEGLMEKTLDVVAVMARVKIRVSDCIFCAIVNGFSRKRGLKSAVKVYEDLCSQGCEPGQVTYASVLNLYCRLGLYSNAEMVFSEMEQKGFDKCVVAYSSMIAMYGKTGRPKDAMKLVAKMKERGCQPNVWVYNALLDIHGKVLNLRQVEKIWKEMKRRKIFPDRVSYTSIISAYSRAREFDKCLTYYQEFTLNGGKIDRAMAGIMVGVFSKMNRVDELIGLLQNMKREGTKLDGRLHRSALNSLRDAGLQIQAKWMQESFGAT; encoded by the coding sequence ATGCAAATACAAAGATCTCTACTCATTTCTCTTTTTCAGTTCAATTCTTCTTCAATGGCTATAGCCAAATCTTCAGACTGGTCATTTCCACCTTGTATTAACTGTAAAAACAGAATTTTGAAACCAAAAATATGCTATTCTTGTAAAACTCTACCTTTCCTCTCAAATATTTACTTTAATTCAAGAACTCTGGTTGCTAAATCCTCTAGCTGTTCATCTCCTGTCCTAGaagaaaaaagccaaaaaataccctcaaaaaattccaaaataataGAATTGGATTTAGAACTTCAAGATTATACAACAACTACCACAAATGGTACTACTACTTCTACTTGTTTGACTGATTCCAAGGATTTGAATGGTTTAATATGCAGTTTACTTAAAGATCCTCAAACTCAAGGAATTGGATATGATTACTATGAAAAAGCCAAGGAAAATACAGATTTTAGACCTGAAAAATCAACACTAAAGCTTCTTATCAGGTATTTGGTGTATTCAAATAAATGGGGTTCAATTATTTCATTGTGTGAAGATTTGAGAAGTTCTCAAATATTGCCTGATAGTTCAACATGCTGTAAATTGATTACTAGCTGCATAAAAGCAAGAAAATTCAAGATTGTAAATAATTTGCTTGAAGTGTTTATACTTTATGATCAAGAACTTTCTGTTTTGGCCTTTGATTCTGCTATGAAAGGCTACAATAAGTTGCATATGTATAGCAGCAGTGTTGTTTTGTATGAAAGAATGAGATCTGCTGGACTTGTATTAGACCCTGGCTGTTATTGTAGTATAATGGAAGCACATTTAAAAATGGGGCATTGTGACAAAGTTGTGGCACTTTTTCAAGAATTTGAGAGCAAGAAAGTAGTGTCCACACCTTATTATGCACAAATTTACAAGAATCTGTGTGAGTCATTAGGGAAATCGGGGCGCGCTTTTGAGGCTTTGGAGTACTTTAGAGACATGAACAAGAAGGGAATTCAAGAGGATCATTCATTTTATTCCATACTTATATGTGGATTCGCGAGCATTTGTGAAGTGAAAATGGCTGAGGAACTTTTAGAAGAAGCTGAAGGCAAGAGAATGCTGAGGGATCCAGCTTTGTTCTTGAAACTAGTATTGATGTATATTGAAGAGGGGTTGATGGAAAAGACTCTTGATGTTGTTGCAGTGATGGCTCGGGTAAAAATTCGAGTCTCTGATTGCATATTTTGTGCAATAGTGAATGGCTTTTCAAGAAAAAGAGGTCTGAAATCTGCAGTTAAAGTGTATGAAGATCTTTGTTCACAAGGCTGTGAACCAGGTCAAGTAACATATGCTTCAGTATTGAACTTATATTGTAGGCTTGGATTGTATTCTAATGCAGAAATGGTATTTTCTGAGATGGAGCAAAAGGGGTTTGATAAATGTGTAGTGGCTTATTCTAGCATGATTGCAATGTATGGAAAAACAGGTAGACCTAAAGATGCAATGAAACTTGttgcaaaaatgaaagaaagaggatGTCAACCAAATGTGTGGGTATACAATGCACTTTTGGACATTCATGGAAAAGTTCTTAACTTAAGGCAAGTGgaaaaaatatggaaggagatgaAGAGAAGGAAAATTTTTCCAGATAGGGTAAGTTACACAAGCATTATAAGTGCTTATAGCAGGGCAAGAGAATTTGACAAGTGCTTGACATATTACCAAGAATTTACACTAAACGGCGGAAAAATTGATAGGGCAATGGCTGGGATTATGGTTGGTGTTTTCTCTAAAATGAATAGAGTTGATGAGTTGATTGGTCTTTTGCAAAATATGAAGAGAGAAGGCACAAAGTTAGATGGGAGACTTCATAGATCAGCTTTGAATTCTCTGAGGGATGCAGGACTGCAAATTCAAGCAAAATGGATGCAAGAAAGTTTTGGTGCAACATGA
- the LOC107786940 gene encoding uncharacterized protein LOC107786940 isoform X1 has protein sequence MGAEDNTVEQTHSETTSETIEALLEAARYDDLDDVTSLASSGVSLDSKDSEGRTALHMASANGHYGIVEYLIRNGADVNASNVEKNTPLHWACLNGHIEVAKSLILAGASVSALNSHERTPIDEAVSRGKMNIIDAINEAVAQLELTGTTVS, from the exons ATGGGAGCTGAGGATAATACAGTGGAGCAGACTCATTCTGAAACGACATCTGAAACTATTGAAGCGTTGCTTGAG GCTGCGAGATATGATGATTTAGATGATGTCACGAGCTTAGCATCTTCTGGTGTTTCTCTTGATTCAAAGGATTCAGAGGGCCGTACAG CACTTCATATGGCTTCGGCGAATGGGCATTATGGCATTGTAGAATATCTTATTCGTAATGGAGCG GATGTCAATGCTTCCAATGTGGAGAAAAATACACCTCTTCATTGGGCTTGCTTAAACGGACATATTGAG GTAGCGAAGAGTTTAATCCTTGCTGGAGCAAGTGTCTCAGCCTTAAATAG TCATGAGAGGACTCCTATCGACGAGGCAGTTAGCAGGGGTAAAATGAACATCATCGATGCCATCAACGAGGCAGTAGCCCAACTTGAACTAACTGGCACCACGGTATCATAA
- the LOC107786940 gene encoding uncharacterized protein LOC107786940 isoform X2 produces MGAEDNTVEQTHSETTSETIEALLEAARYDDLDDVTSLASSGVSLDSKDSEGRTALHMASANGHYGIVEYLIRNGADVNASNVEKNTPLHWACLNGHIEVAKSLILAGASVSALNSLVMRGLLSTRQLAGVK; encoded by the exons ATGGGAGCTGAGGATAATACAGTGGAGCAGACTCATTCTGAAACGACATCTGAAACTATTGAAGCGTTGCTTGAG GCTGCGAGATATGATGATTTAGATGATGTCACGAGCTTAGCATCTTCTGGTGTTTCTCTTGATTCAAAGGATTCAGAGGGCCGTACAG CACTTCATATGGCTTCGGCGAATGGGCATTATGGCATTGTAGAATATCTTATTCGTAATGGAGCG GATGTCAATGCTTCCAATGTGGAGAAAAATACACCTCTTCATTGGGCTTGCTTAAACGGACATATTGAG GTAGCGAAGAGTTTAATCCTTGCTGGAGCAAGTGTCTCAGCCTTAAATAG TTTAGTCATGAGAGGACTCCTATCGACGAGGCAGTTAGCAGGGGTAAAATGA
- the LOC142170452 gene encoding uncharacterized protein LOC142170452 has protein sequence MNEQVAEQVAPLVPENSNREKPVSNAQMVIPAHFPQRLVKQKKADQYKKFMEMLRQIQLNIPLMDALREMPGYAKMMKDLMSRKFDFQDLSTVALTQTCSVVVVKSMAQKMSDPDSFTILCTIGSYAFAKALYDLGASINLMPLDVYTKLGIGRARPTSMLLQLADHTVKRPIGTLDDVLVQVGKFVFPADFVILDCQVDEEIPLILGRSFLATGKALIDCETRELKMRLNDEEVIFNVQQSMRRPSEYANCSLVEAVDVILQEDDMTLTVKDPLEACLTNLEEMVKG, from the coding sequence atgaatgAGCAAGTTGCAGAAcaggtggcacctcttgtgccagaaaaTTCTAATAGAGAGAAGCCAGTAAGCAATGCACAGATGGTGATACCTGCACACTTCCCTCAAAGACTGGTCAAACAAAAGAAGGCAGACCAATATAAGAAGTTCATGGAGATGCTGCGTCAAATTCAGTTGAATATTCCTTTGATGGATGCCTTGAGGGAGATGCCCGGTTATGCTAAGATGATGAAAGATCTAATGTCACGGAAGTTTGATTTTCAGGATCTATCCACTGTAGCTTTGACACAGACCTGCAGTGTAGTGGTGGTAAAATCGATGGCTCAAAAGATGTCGGACCCTGATAGCTTCACTATTTTATGCACAATTGGAAGTTATGCCTTTGCAAAGGCGTTGTATGATTTGGGAGCCAGCATAAATCTAATGCCGCTGGATGTGTACACCAAACTGGGCATTGGTAGAGCTAGGCCAACTTCGATGCTGCTACAGCTGGCTGACCACACAGTGAAGAGGCCCATTGGTActcttgatgatgtgttggtacaaGTGGGGAAATTCGTGTTCCCTGCAGACTTTGTTATCTTGGATTGTCAGGTGGATGAGGAGATACCCCTTATTTTAGGGAGATCATTTTTAGCCACGGGGAAAGCACTGATCGACTGTGaaactagggaattaaaaatgagATTGAACGATGAAGAAGTCATATTCAATGTTCAGCAATCTATGAGGAGACCTAGTGAATATGCTAATTGCTCTCTAGTGGAAGCAGTGGATGTAATCCTGCAAGAAGATGATATGACCCTAACTGTAAAAGATCCATTGGAGGCATGTCTGACGAATTTAGAAGAAATGGTGAAGGGTTAA